A genomic region of Papaver somniferum cultivar HN1 chromosome 7, ASM357369v1, whole genome shotgun sequence contains the following coding sequences:
- the LOC113296182 gene encoding uncharacterized protein LOC113296182, with amino-acid sequence MEIIDVEDNIGSVGRTDWRAQIHKYLQDGETPQDGLGELKLKSGSTNYELRDGVLYIRSFQRSLLRCLSSEEGIENTKDIHYRDAGNHSGTRSLALKAREHGYYRPYMHEDAKDIATKCEECQRYQKCIHAPGRPLNSV; translated from the coding sequence ATGGAAATTATAGATGTGGAAGACAATATTGGAAGTGTCGGAAGAACCGATTGGAGAGCCCAAATCCATAAATATCTACAAGATGGAGAGACACCGCAGGACGGATTAGGGGAACTTAAACTCAAAAGTGGATCTACAAACTATGAACTGCGCGATGGGGTATTATACATAAGATCTTTCCAAAGGTCGCTTTTAAGATGTCTGTCATCTGAGGAGGGCATTGAAAATACGAAAGATATACACTATAGAGACGCTGGTAATCACAGCGGAACAAGATCTTTGGCACTCAAAGCTAGAGAACATGGTTACTATCGGCCAtatatgcacgaagatgcaaaggATATTGCAACTAAGTGTGAAGAGTGCCAAAGGTATCAGAAGTGTATTCATGCACCAGGAAGGCCCTTAAATTCCGTGTGA